The following proteins are encoded in a genomic region of uncultured Ilyobacter sp.:
- a CDS encoding sulfite exporter TauE/SafE family protein has translation MKDILFLLVIFGTNTINTITGFAGTLLAMPASILLIGIDEAKTILNIITLMTGVIMAFQNRQWINRKEFIRIIIFMFTSMILGIKLYEILPLKLMLTGYGVLILCISLKGLFIKKKFKVYNLFMSLILIAAGIIHGIFLSGGSLLVVYASSKFNDKKEFRATLAPVWIILSSFMLVDHMNKGFITKNMIILFVISIIPVIFGTVWGNYLHDKIDQSLFMKFTYSLLGISGLLILF, from the coding sequence ATGAAAGATATTTTATTTCTATTGGTCATATTCGGTACCAATACTATTAATACTATCACAGGTTTTGCAGGCACTTTGCTGGCTATGCCCGCATCAATTTTACTTATAGGTATAGATGAAGCTAAGACGATTTTGAATATTATTACCTTGATGACAGGGGTTATAATGGCTTTTCAAAATCGCCAATGGATTAATAGAAAAGAATTTATAAGAATTATAATTTTTATGTTTACAAGCATGATCTTGGGTATAAAACTCTATGAGATATTACCTCTAAAATTAATGCTTACAGGTTATGGGGTTTTGATTCTCTGTATATCATTAAAAGGGTTATTTATCAAAAAGAAATTCAAGGTTTATAATTTGTTTATGTCCCTTATTCTCATAGCTGCAGGCATTATACACGGGATATTTTTATCAGGAGGGTCTTTATTGGTGGTCTATGCATCAAGTAAATTTAACGATAAAAAAGAGTTTAGGGCCACATTGGCACCTGTTTGGATTATTCTTAGTTCTTTTATGTTAGTCGACCATATGAATAAGGGCTTTATAACAAAAAATATGATTATATTATTTGTTATAAGCATAATTCCGGTAATTTTTGGAACAGTCTGGGGAAATTATTTACATGATAAAATTGATCAATCTCTGTTTATGAAATTTACCTATTCATTACTTGGAATTTCTGGGCTATTGATATTGTTTTAA
- a CDS encoding ABC transporter substrate-binding protein translates to MKTMVKKVFGMIVITLLMGLFAACGSPKSDEGSEATLPKEINFGVMQLPNDETLAISEGLFDKYFTEKGIKCNFINFDSGSDVIAALASNSIDFGVIGSSPATIALALGIDVEMIWIHEVLGEIESLAVREGSGIDTVEDLIGKKIATPVASTAHYSLLNGLKNAGIADKVEILDMQPLSIVAAWDRGDIDATYVWQPALGDILGKNGKIMFSSADVAAQGAVTSNVEVVSKKFSEKYPDLVTSYIACMLEAGDLYRENPEKVSEVMAKALEITPEDALTQMKGSIWLTLDEALSENYFGTSENKGKLAKIMKETGDFLKEQKSIEEVPSQDAFNAYVNSMYLEKAKTLLNK, encoded by the coding sequence ATGAAAACAATGGTAAAAAAAGTATTTGGTATGATAGTTATTACTTTATTAATGGGTCTGTTTGCAGCTTGCGGTTCTCCAAAATCTGATGAGGGATCAGAAGCAACTCTACCGAAGGAAATAAATTTCGGAGTAATGCAACTTCCAAATGATGAAACTCTTGCTATTTCAGAAGGATTATTTGACAAATACTTTACAGAAAAGGGTATTAAGTGTAACTTCATAAACTTTGATTCTGGTAGTGACGTAATAGCAGCCTTAGCTTCTAACAGCATAGACTTTGGAGTAATTGGAAGTTCTCCTGCTACTATTGCATTGGCGCTGGGAATAGATGTAGAGATGATTTGGATCCATGAAGTATTGGGAGAAATAGAATCTCTTGCTGTTAGAGAGGGGTCTGGAATAGATACTGTAGAGGATCTCATAGGTAAAAAAATAGCTACTCCTGTAGCTTCTACAGCACACTATAGCTTACTAAATGGTCTAAAAAATGCTGGTATCGCTGACAAGGTTGAAATACTTGATATGCAACCGTTAAGTATCGTGGCTGCATGGGATAGAGGCGACATTGATGCTACCTATGTATGGCAACCGGCTCTTGGAGATATATTGGGGAAAAATGGTAAAATTATGTTTTCAAGCGCTGATGTGGCAGCTCAGGGAGCTGTAACTTCCAATGTAGAAGTTGTAAGTAAGAAATTTTCTGAAAAATATCCAGATCTAGTGACTTCATATATAGCTTGTATGTTAGAGGCTGGAGATCTTTATAGAGAAAACCCTGAAAAGGTCTCTGAAGTTATGGCAAAAGCTTTAGAAATAACTCCAGAAGATGCATTGACTCAAATGAAGGGATCTATATGGCTAACACTAGATGAAGCATTAAGTGAAAATTATTTTGGTACAAGTGAAAATAAGGGGAAGCTTGCTAAAATAATGAAGGAAACAGGTGACTTCTTAAAAGAACAAAAATCAATTGAAGAGGTCCCAAGTCAGGATGCTTTCAATGCCTACGTAAATTCTATGTATTTAGAAAAAGCAAAGACATTACTTAATAAATAA
- a CDS encoding cytidylate kinase-like family protein, translating into MKNYVITIGREFGSGGPLIGKILAEKLGIKFYDAEIIELTAKKNNMKTSYVEDYDESMETKIEDKSILAALKKNSIQDKLYKEEVEVIKDIASKESCVIIGRCGNHILKDMKNAIHIFIYAPYGFRFNRISEVYPLTKEATEKMIAQVDKARHDYYKRYTKTHRGDREGKHILMDSSLLGIQGTAEILKQIVIKRFSLEDNND; encoded by the coding sequence ATGAAAAATTATGTTATTACAATAGGAAGAGAATTCGGAAGCGGAGGGCCGCTTATCGGAAAAATTTTAGCAGAAAAACTTGGAATAAAATTTTACGATGCTGAGATAATAGAGCTCACTGCAAAAAAAAATAATATGAAAACTTCTTATGTGGAAGATTATGATGAATCCATGGAGACGAAAATAGAGGACAAATCTATCCTTGCTGCACTGAAAAAAAATTCTATACAAGACAAACTCTACAAAGAAGAGGTAGAGGTTATAAAAGATATAGCAAGTAAAGAATCTTGTGTGATTATCGGTAGGTGCGGAAACCATATCCTGAAAGATATGAAAAATGCCATCCATATATTTATATATGCTCCCTATGGATTTAGATTTAACCGTATTTCTGAAGTTTACCCTTTAACGAAAGAAGCGACGGAGAAAATGATAGCCCAGGTGGATAAGGCCAGACACGATTATTACAAGCGTTATACCAAAACTCATCGTGGAGACAGGGAAGGGAAACATATTCTTATGGATAGCAGCCTCCTTGGCATTCAAGGTACCGCTGAGATTTTGAAACAGATCGTAATAAAAAGATTTTCCCTAGAGGACAATAATGATTAG
- a CDS encoding AzlD domain-containing protein, translating into MEIKFLMIILGSMFINYFLRAVPVLCHTGKKPGRFLKSFLEYIPFAAIGALLFPDVLYSTDTMWISVAGLTLAGILILLKKNMLLVVSGTIFLVYILNMIKL; encoded by the coding sequence ATGGAAATTAAATTTTTGATGATAATCTTAGGAAGTATGTTCATAAATTATTTTTTAAGAGCTGTCCCTGTGCTTTGCCACACAGGAAAAAAACCAGGTAGATTTTTAAAATCATTTCTAGAATATATCCCCTTTGCCGCAATAGGAGCACTTTTATTTCCTGATGTGCTTTACTCTACAGACACTATGTGGATATCTGTTGCAGGGCTAACCCTTGCAGGGATACTTATTCTTCTAAAAAAAAATATGCTTTTAGTTGTATCTGGTACAATTTTCTTGGTTTATATTTTAAACATGATTAAGCTATGA
- a CDS encoding ABC transporter ATP-binding protein gives MMSIFKSKERQKENVEKVETTEKKAKNGEVLIDIKDVELVYGTKSNPILALHDINLEIKKGEFICVLGPSGCGKSTLLKIIAGFHQATSGSCTMNGKAITGPDWHRGVVFQAPTLYPWMTIRENVEFGPRMRGLSEDEIEKVRLHFLEQVNLKGFGNKSTFELSGGMKQRAALARVLSNYPEVILMDEPFGALDALTRDNMQGLIRDIWKKNNSTVFLITHDIEEALSLGTRVIVMSKRPGTILREFNLDFTNRIYEGKNDRIKYTDEYLNLKDEMLEIINSQHVE, from the coding sequence ATGATGAGTATTTTTAAAAGCAAAGAGAGGCAAAAGGAAAATGTTGAAAAAGTAGAAACTACGGAAAAAAAGGCGAAAAACGGAGAAGTTCTTATAGATATAAAAGATGTAGAGTTAGTTTATGGAACTAAATCTAATCCTATCTTGGCACTGCATGATATTAATCTAGAAATAAAAAAAGGGGAGTTTATCTGTGTCTTAGGACCCTCTGGATGCGGTAAAAGTACCCTCTTAAAAATCATAGCAGGTTTTCACCAGGCTACAAGCGGGTCTTGCACAATGAATGGTAAGGCTATAACAGGACCTGACTGGCATAGAGGCGTGGTATTCCAAGCACCGACACTCTACCCTTGGATGACCATAAGAGAAAACGTGGAATTCGGGCCTAGAATGCGTGGACTTTCAGAAGATGAAATTGAAAAAGTTAGACTTCACTTCTTAGAACAGGTAAACTTAAAAGGATTTGGGAATAAATCTACCTTTGAGTTATCTGGAGGTATGAAGCAAAGGGCAGCCCTAGCAAGAGTATTATCAAACTATCCAGAAGTTATACTTATGGATGAACCTTTCGGAGCACTTGATGCACTGACTAGGGACAATATGCAAGGGCTGATTCGTGATATATGGAAGAAAAATAACAGTACTGTATTTTTAATTACCCACGATATAGAGGAAGCATTATCACTTGGAACTAGAGTAATCGTCATGTCAAAACGTCCTGGAACAATCTTGAGAGAGTTTAATCTAGACTTTACAAATAGAATATATGAAGGGAAAAATGACCGTATAAAATATACAGATGAATACTTAAACCTAAAAGATGAGATGCTAGAAATAATCAACAGTCAACACGTAGAATAA
- a CDS encoding ABC transporter permease, translating into MVKKQFKITVEQIMTTLTWIVILGGWYTITKFEIVSKTLVPSPSKVFTSFINILKDGYSGDSIWVHLGASFQRLFTALGLAIVTAVPLGLLSGYYKKVRAIIDSVVEFYRPLPPLAYYTLLVLWLGIDNTSKVTMLYLAGFAPMYIACVSAVTKINQDYILSAKTLGATQNQVFFKIVLPACLPEIFVGLRTAVGVEYTTLVAAEMVAATSGIGWLVLDASKFLKADIMFVGILIMGITGILIDVVLRLIENKMVFWKGHV; encoded by the coding sequence ATGGTAAAAAAACAGTTTAAAATTACTGTTGAACAAATTATGACAACATTAACGTGGATTGTTATTCTCGGGGGATGGTACACTATAACAAAGTTTGAAATCGTCTCAAAAACATTGGTGCCATCGCCATCCAAAGTGTTTACCAGTTTTATAAACATTCTAAAGGATGGCTATAGTGGGGATTCTATATGGGTTCATCTAGGGGCTAGTTTTCAAAGACTCTTTACTGCACTAGGACTTGCTATAGTAACTGCTGTTCCACTAGGGCTTCTAAGTGGTTATTATAAAAAAGTAAGGGCAATTATTGATTCAGTTGTGGAATTTTACCGGCCACTTCCACCTCTTGCTTATTATACATTATTAGTACTATGGTTAGGTATTGACAATACATCAAAGGTTACAATGCTTTATCTTGCTGGATTTGCACCTATGTATATAGCCTGTGTATCTGCAGTAACAAAAATTAACCAAGATTATATACTCAGTGCCAAGACCCTAGGAGCAACTCAAAATCAAGTATTCTTTAAGATTGTTTTGCCTGCATGTTTACCAGAGATTTTTGTGGGACTGAGAACAGCAGTAGGTGTTGAATACACAACACTGGTAGCTGCAGAAATGGTAGCTGCTACCTCTGGAATCGGTTGGCTGGTATTAGATGCATCAAAATTTCTCAAGGCCGATATCATGTTTGTTGGTATTTTAATTATGGGAATCACAGGAATACTAATAGACGTGGTTTTACGTTTAATTGAAAATAAAATGGTCTTTTGGAAAGGACATGTATAA
- a CDS encoding cation:proton antiporter, which yields MVSLPIHDPVLIFAIVMSSVLVAPLFAQKLKLPGIVGLIAAGLIVGPHTFGILENDRTIELLGTIGLLYIMFEAGLEINLGEVKKNKHHSILFGLLTFSVPLVMGILSGVYILKMNLMASVLMASLFSSHTLISFPIVSKLGLSKKSSVSTTIGATIITDTLAFLVMIVVIASNQGNLGVYFWIKLFTFSILYVVLTGLYLPRLTRWFFRNYSSESGVEEYVFVIAVLFILAHLSHMIGLEPVIGAFLAGLVLNTLIPEKSTLMNRVQFVGSSMFIPFFLISVGMIIDVSHFFTGTGALKISLTMITVAILSKYLAAVGFGNNVKLKKSETNLMFAMSVNQAAATLAVVMIGYRVGIFNEDILTGSIMMIVSTCFLGTIFTEKYAKEVMLEEQTNYEVSTNVKTDRILIPISGANNLKNLIEFAFLIKKKGSHEPLYPLTVAIDGQDVERQILEGEGFLTKVVTHANSLQKSVIPLNRIDINVSNAITKVIKEYRISKVIINWNNIKKSHNRVFSKVIDQSVKKSSESIYITRITHPVGITENMFLIVPPLINRQIGFVDEFYSIIKMALSINSKLVIISDEPAKGELQKIIVKNTSNLNYEFKTLNSWKVIEENLAGIIKDSDMIIQMMAKQGQLAWRLTFDRLPNKLVDKFVKNNFIAVYPSTNCNGEEECSYENTKGDISIIRRLSKNNFLFDFSENNPEKLLKIITDKFSDEREGREVYEDLKDVLKKYPVELTHETLLIHTYMESIDDYQVYIATNKNKFSVENVKSNPKVIIVLLSPKSDPMNRHLKVLSEIAKIVTDKKMLSDILGSCSYSEFLERINQI from the coding sequence TTGGTTAGTCTACCTATACATGATCCTGTGTTAATATTTGCTATTGTTATGTCAAGTGTGCTCGTAGCACCGCTGTTTGCTCAAAAATTAAAACTTCCAGGGATAGTAGGTCTTATTGCAGCAGGTCTCATAGTAGGTCCGCATACCTTCGGAATATTGGAAAATGACCGAACCATAGAGTTACTAGGGACAATAGGGCTCTTGTATATCATGTTTGAAGCTGGTCTTGAGATAAACCTCGGTGAGGTAAAAAAAAATAAACATCACAGTATATTATTTGGACTGCTGACATTTTCAGTTCCTTTGGTTATGGGAATTCTTAGTGGAGTCTATATACTAAAAATGAATTTAATGGCATCTGTGCTCATGGCTAGTCTTTTCTCATCTCACACTCTAATAAGTTTTCCTATAGTCAGCAAATTAGGATTATCTAAAAAGAGCTCAGTTTCTACAACCATAGGCGCTACTATTATAACTGATACTTTGGCATTTTTAGTAATGATAGTTGTTATAGCATCCAACCAGGGAAACCTAGGAGTTTACTTTTGGATAAAATTATTTACTTTCAGTATTCTCTATGTTGTATTGACAGGATTATATCTTCCGAGACTGACAAGATGGTTTTTTAGAAACTACTCTTCTGAGTCTGGTGTTGAGGAGTATGTTTTTGTAATAGCTGTGTTGTTTATTTTGGCACATCTATCCCACATGATCGGTTTAGAACCAGTTATAGGGGCTTTCTTGGCAGGACTTGTATTAAACACTCTTATACCTGAAAAGAGTACCCTGATGAACCGAGTACAATTCGTAGGAAGTTCCATGTTTATACCATTTTTCTTGATCTCTGTAGGAATGATAATAGACGTAAGCCATTTCTTTACAGGGACTGGAGCACTAAAAATATCCCTGACAATGATTACAGTGGCGATACTGTCAAAGTATCTAGCAGCCGTTGGGTTTGGAAATAATGTGAAGCTTAAAAAATCAGAGACAAATTTAATGTTTGCAATGAGTGTAAATCAGGCTGCAGCTACACTGGCAGTTGTAATGATCGGATACAGAGTGGGGATATTCAATGAAGATATCTTGACCGGATCTATAATGATGATAGTCTCTACTTGTTTTTTAGGAACTATTTTTACAGAAAAATATGCAAAAGAGGTAATGTTGGAGGAACAGACCAATTACGAAGTTTCAACTAATGTAAAAACAGATAGAATACTTATACCTATAAGTGGAGCAAACAATTTAAAAAACTTAATAGAATTTGCCTTTTTAATAAAGAAAAAAGGAAGCCATGAGCCCTTATATCCACTGACGGTGGCTATAGATGGTCAAGATGTGGAGAGGCAGATTTTAGAAGGTGAGGGATTCCTAACCAAGGTAGTTACCCATGCAAATTCATTACAAAAGAGTGTCATACCTCTCAATAGAATAGATATCAATGTGTCCAATGCCATAACAAAAGTTATTAAAGAGTACAGGATTTCTAAGGTTATTATAAACTGGAATAATATAAAAAAAAGCCACAACAGAGTCTTTAGCAAGGTCATAGATCAGTCAGTGAAAAAAAGTAGCGAAAGCATTTACATAACAAGGATAACCCATCCTGTAGGGATAACAGAAAATATGTTTTTAATAGTCCCTCCCTTAATTAACAGACAGATTGGCTTTGTTGATGAATTTTATTCTATAATTAAGATGGCCTTATCAATAAACTCCAAATTGGTAATAATATCAGATGAGCCGGCAAAAGGGGAATTACAAAAGATAATCGTTAAAAACACATCTAATCTTAACTATGAATTTAAGACTTTAAATAGCTGGAAAGTTATTGAAGAAAATCTGGCAGGGATAATAAAGGATAGTGACATGATTATTCAGATGATGGCAAAGCAGGGGCAGCTGGCATGGCGTCTTACTTTTGACAGACTTCCAAATAAACTTGTGGATAAATTTGTAAAAAACAATTTTATAGCCGTCTATCCTTCAACTAACTGCAACGGTGAAGAAGAGTGTTCCTATGAAAATACCAAGGGGGATATCTCTATTATCAGAAGATTATCAAAAAACAATTTTTTATTTGATTTTTCTGAAAATAATCCTGAAAAATTATTAAAAATAATCACAGATAAATTTTCAGATGAAAGGGAAGGTCGAGAAGTATATGAAGACTTGAAAGATGTACTTAAAAAATATCCGGTAGAGCTGACACATGAAACGCTTCTTATTCATACCTATATGGAGTCTATCGATGATTATCAAGTATATATTGCAACAAATAAAAATAAGTTTTCAGTGGAGAATGTAAAATCAAACCCTAAGGTTATCATAGTACTTTTGTCGCCAAAATCAGACCCTATGAACAGACACTTAAAGGTTCTTTCTGAAATTGCGAAAATAGTTACCGATAAAAAAATGCTTTCGGATATATTAGGTTCTTGCAGTTATTCAGAATTTTTAGAGAGAATAAACCAAATATAA
- a CDS encoding mechanosensitive ion channel family protein has translation MEMLKPFEFFLKDIIFIGGEIIALSLLFLLLYIIFKILFKKTDYVPFLKKYEAHSKIILKKIKKFLIYSYIFILILLLGYNGYLFYKKISIYENAMDLASKIPNKFWIEILIGTVKLVLVCIGANYLIKIILKVLDKAQAAAKEYKNISSNNETIDSFFLRLRIIIKNSIKFLVVIYAMNLMLFPEVFLSNMYVLLKIYLIISGGILFTKAATAVVDSLEDLSKRYWYREDYVGWYNRLNNLLPLFRRCLEYVIYIWVTSLAMLQISFFERFVPFGTAIVQIIGIFFVTRVIVELLKFFVDKYMMKSEKQLLNKQRQTLVPITKSILQSIIYFIAFVLMLRALNINPLPILAGAGILGLVIGMGAQSLINDIVAGIFILFESIFLVGDYIETGSARGIVESVLLRTTKIRDPDGQLHILRNGQIDGVENYSKGYTFAVIEVGVAYDSDLKHVFSVLSNLGKQIKEKNSSVLEETEVQGIKEFGESELLIRTVTKVRPGHHFNVAYELRNMIKDEFEREGIEIPFARRVLIFKNQDEIKQDIEI, from the coding sequence ATGGAGATGCTAAAACCATTTGAATTTTTTTTAAAGGACATTATTTTTATAGGTGGAGAGATAATAGCCCTAAGTTTACTGTTTTTACTTTTATATATTATTTTTAAGATTTTATTTAAGAAAACAGATTACGTACCATTTCTAAAAAAATACGAAGCACATTCTAAAATCATCCTAAAAAAAATAAAAAAGTTTTTGATATACAGCTATATTTTTATTCTTATACTCCTTCTAGGATATAACGGGTATCTATTCTATAAAAAAATTAGTATTTATGAAAATGCAATGGATCTAGCCTCTAAAATTCCAAATAAATTTTGGATTGAAATTCTAATAGGGACTGTAAAATTGGTACTGGTGTGTATAGGGGCCAATTATTTAATCAAAATAATCTTAAAAGTATTGGACAAAGCACAGGCTGCTGCAAAAGAATATAAAAATATAAGCTCAAACAACGAAACCATAGATAGCTTCTTTCTCAGACTGCGAATAATTATAAAAAACTCCATAAAATTTCTGGTTGTAATATATGCTATGAATCTAATGCTTTTTCCAGAAGTTTTTCTTAGCAATATGTATGTTCTTTTGAAAATATACCTAATTATTTCTGGGGGGATATTATTTACAAAAGCTGCCACAGCAGTTGTAGATAGTCTAGAAGATTTAAGTAAAAGATATTGGTATCGTGAAGATTATGTGGGATGGTATAACAGGCTTAACAACTTACTCCCCTTATTTAGACGATGTTTAGAATATGTTATTTATATATGGGTTACCTCTCTGGCTATGTTGCAGATCAGCTTTTTTGAAAGATTCGTTCCCTTTGGAACTGCGATAGTACAAATAATAGGTATATTCTTTGTAACCCGTGTTATTGTGGAACTTTTGAAATTTTTTGTTGATAAGTACATGATGAAATCTGAAAAGCAGCTTTTGAACAAGCAGAGACAGACTCTTGTGCCTATAACAAAGTCCATATTGCAGAGTATAATCTACTTTATTGCATTTGTGCTCATGCTAAGAGCCTTAAACATAAATCCATTGCCTATACTTGCAGGTGCTGGTATTCTAGGTCTGGTGATAGGTATGGGAGCTCAGTCTCTTATTAATGACATAGTGGCAGGGATATTTATTCTCTTCGAAAGTATATTTTTGGTTGGGGACTATATAGAGACTGGTTCAGCTAGGGGAATAGTAGAATCAGTTCTTCTCAGAACTACAAAAATAAGAGATCCAGATGGACAGCTTCATATACTGAGAAACGGGCAGATTGATGGAGTGGAGAATTATTCTAAGGGCTACACTTTTGCAGTTATAGAGGTAGGGGTGGCCTATGACAGTGATCTTAAACATGTCTTTAGTGTACTCTCTAATTTGGGTAAACAGATAAAAGAAAAAAATTCTAGTGTGCTAGAGGAAACAGAAGTTCAAGGAATAAAAGAGTTTGGGGAATCTGAACTTCTTATAAGAACAGTTACAAAGGTTAGACCGGGGCATCACTTTAATGTAGCTTATGAACTGAGAAACATGATAAAGGATGAATTTGAAAGAGAAGGAATAGAGATTCCTTTTGCAAGAAGAGTGCTTATATTTAAAAATCAAGATGAGATAAAGCAGGATATTGAGATATAA
- a CDS encoding thioesterase domain-containing protein yields MELIVNNSYIYIFLIIIMMFLFSKMSEGKLFEGEEIRVYNNYPVMMKFVPGEKNMPLVVISPGANSTARIFYGVHEACDPKQFLAYWLSKRGYNLLFLSYPLDVRDQVFEGAYPDFTIKQWGEQIALASEDVIQENNLENKVIAVGWSMAGRVSHALGIAAEKIKLDIELWIGLAATPPMPGLSSPTIYPKLKKSYDDKGIFMVGDKGYAVFGSGKREAETVAENAMLNGLERDSLIPCEIGRIHYFGDTPINLFNHGWRYRGGEFVKDFSETVEDSMGYDYAGYPLTANITNDSIEDARHAMTDRYNWGMVITNKISKSYVLPQMRSKKFNDAQWKKIREIVRKAPEELSIEISGNHFFFLGKKGAEATAVAIGELHKRSKDFKSKLGEILGIEVS; encoded by the coding sequence ATGGAATTAATTGTAAACAACAGTTATATATACATATTTTTAATTATTATTATGATGTTTTTATTTTCAAAAATGTCAGAAGGAAAACTCTTTGAAGGTGAGGAGATACGTGTATATAATAATTATCCAGTGATGATGAAGTTTGTTCCTGGAGAAAAAAATATGCCCTTAGTTGTTATATCACCAGGAGCAAACAGTACAGCGAGGATTTTTTACGGTGTTCATGAAGCTTGTGATCCCAAACAATTTCTGGCCTACTGGCTCTCTAAGCGAGGTTATAATCTACTTTTTTTGTCTTATCCACTGGATGTGAGGGATCAGGTGTTTGAAGGAGCCTACCCGGATTTTACAATTAAACAGTGGGGCGAGCAGATAGCTCTAGCCTCAGAGGATGTAATTCAGGAAAACAATCTGGAAAATAAAGTCATAGCCGTAGGGTGGAGCATGGCTGGGAGGGTGTCTCATGCTTTGGGAATAGCTGCTGAAAAAATAAAACTGGATATAGAACTATGGATAGGGCTAGCTGCGACACCTCCTATGCCTGGATTGTCGTCTCCTACAATATACCCCAAATTAAAAAAGAGTTACGATGATAAAGGGATATTTATGGTTGGTGATAAAGGTTATGCAGTTTTTGGAAGCGGAAAAAGAGAAGCTGAAACAGTGGCTGAAAACGCAATGTTAAATGGGCTAGAAAGAGACAGTCTAATCCCTTGTGAAATTGGAAGGATACATTATTTTGGTGATACCCCTATAAACCTTTTTAACCACGGATGGAGGTATAGAGGCGGGGAATTTGTCAAAGATTTTAGTGAGACAGTGGAAGATTCCATGGGTTATGACTATGCTGGATATCCTCTCACTGCAAATATTACCAATGATTCTATAGAAGATGCCAGACACGCTATGACAGACAGGTATAACTGGGGGATGGTTATAACAAATAAGATAAGCAAAAGTTATGTTTTACCTCAGATGAGATCAAAAAAATTTAATGATGCTCAGTGGAAAAAGATAAGGGAGATAGTCCGAAAAGCTCCAGAGGAGTTAAGTATTGAGATATCCGGGAATCATTTCTTTTTTTTAGGAAAAAAGGGGGCCGAGGCAACTGCAGTTGCCATAGGTGAATTGCATAAAAGGTCGAAGGATTTTAAAAGTAAACTTGGAGAAATTTTGGGTATAGAGGTGAGCTGA
- a CDS encoding AzlC family ABC transporter permease, whose protein sequence is MKALALKKIRSNSDFKIGIKSAGPIFMGYFPIAVTFGLIIKSANLPGYMALLMSMTNFTGATQFISTTMLLSGASPWNILLTTFMINARYFLMSLCVANKLPRGISTRLKGILAFGITDEVFVLAMTKKETNINFILGSQLMSWLGWVGGTLVGIVAADFLPGSILASTGIAIYIMFLGLILPAAKDSKEIAVVTLVGILISSIFFYIPVLKNLVGNWRVIIAIILTSAIGAVVFPIKEDEDGN, encoded by the coding sequence GTGAAAGCTTTGGCCTTAAAAAAAATCAGATCAAATAGTGATTTTAAAATAGGAATTAAAAGTGCAGGCCCTATTTTCATGGGATATTTCCCAATTGCCGTGACATTTGGGCTAATTATAAAATCTGCAAATTTGCCTGGTTACATGGCTCTGCTCATGTCCATGACTAATTTTACAGGGGCTACCCAGTTTATCTCTACCACCATGCTTCTCTCAGGAGCATCTCCTTGGAATATTCTTCTGACGACATTTATGATAAATGCCAGATACTTTCTTATGTCCTTATGTGTCGCCAACAAACTACCGAGAGGAATAAGTACGAGACTCAAAGGAATACTTGCCTTCGGAATAACAGATGAGGTCTTTGTCTTGGCCATGACAAAAAAAGAAACCAACATCAATTTTATATTGGGATCACAGCTCATGTCATGGCTTGGCTGGGTTGGAGGGACACTCGTAGGAATAGTCGCAGCAGACTTCCTGCCAGGCTCTATACTAGCAAGTACTGGCATAGCCATATATATAATGTTTCTAGGGCTTATTCTGCCAGCAGCAAAAGATTCCAAAGAGATTGCAGTCGTCACCCTAGTGGGAATTCTTATAAGTTCCATTTTCTTTTATATCCCGGTTCTTAAAAACCTCGTGGGAAACTGGAGAGTTATCATAGCCATAATACTCACATCGGCAATAGGGGCAGTGGTTTTTCCTATAAAGGAGGATGAAGATGGAAATTAA